One window of the Flavobacteriales bacterium genome contains the following:
- a CDS encoding penicillin acylase family protein, whose product MHAFFMKRFTLFIAAVLFAAISFAQQQFDPTKIDIVRDEYGVPHIFAKTDAEVAYGLEWATAEDDVENAQFMLCAMRGLLGTKQGVDGAKIDFAVQFLGVVDYVNEHYEESIPEDLKRVLEGAAAGANAYFYSHQDLLWNKKMLPVKPQDFVTGYMLAMSLMGGVQGTVERMVNGKIQQDVIEKEDGIGSNAFAFNSNKTADGNTYLAVNAHQPIEGLLSWYEAHVCSEEGWNMVGGLFHGSPTVFLGSNENLGWAHTTGDLDELDVYKLKMHPKKKLWYSVDGEWHKLETDRAKLKVGLGKNQWFKISVGKKFWNSIYGPTIKNDYGYFSLRMPALMNIFPILQWYRMNKASNFSEFKAALDIQGLSRQNITYADKNDTIFFISNGYIPNRADGYNWRKVLPGDTSATLWNTFLPVDSFAQFLNPECGWLFNTNNAGYEATSKAENRKLEDYNPHIGYDPSVNNRSLRVYEIMEGDYAGKKISYDDFKALKFDHTYPQRMTYKGEFWMDELFAMDAAKFPEIADAIQRIQAFDRTADTLDPNFPMLLMTIYELLDYNGTKRNEAKTNQAKQVEMYADCISKAKTKMIQRFGTIDIELRQLQVLERNGKSVAVDGGPDCIRAVFGTFMEDGRNRMRAGDGYVQLVQFTENGPIIESINAFGSSSFPDSPHNTDQMVPFAKHQLKKMSLDKAEIYKNAKRIYHPE is encoded by the coding sequence ATGCACGCATTCTTTATGAAACGATTCACCTTATTTATTGCAGCCGTTTTGTTCGCGGCCATTTCCTTTGCCCAGCAACAGTTCGACCCAACCAAGATTGATATTGTACGCGATGAGTATGGCGTACCACACATCTTCGCAAAAACAGATGCTGAAGTTGCCTATGGTTTGGAATGGGCAACGGCCGAAGATGATGTGGAGAATGCACAGTTCATGCTTTGCGCCATGCGCGGATTACTAGGCACGAAGCAAGGAGTTGACGGAGCAAAGATTGATTTTGCGGTTCAGTTCCTTGGTGTGGTTGATTACGTGAACGAGCATTACGAAGAAAGCATACCTGAAGACCTCAAACGCGTTTTGGAAGGTGCGGCCGCGGGAGCAAATGCTTATTTCTATTCTCATCAAGATCTGCTGTGGAACAAGAAGATGCTTCCTGTGAAACCTCAGGATTTCGTTACAGGCTACATGTTGGCTATGTCTTTAATGGGCGGAGTGCAAGGAACCGTGGAGCGAATGGTGAACGGAAAAATCCAACAGGATGTGATTGAAAAGGAAGATGGAATCGGTTCGAACGCGTTTGCATTCAACTCAAATAAAACTGCCGATGGCAATACCTACTTGGCCGTGAATGCACACCAGCCCATTGAAGGCCTTTTATCGTGGTATGAGGCGCATGTATGCTCCGAAGAGGGCTGGAACATGGTCGGTGGTCTTTTTCATGGCTCTCCGACCGTCTTTTTGGGCTCGAACGAAAACTTGGGATGGGCGCATACTACAGGAGATTTGGACGAGCTTGACGTTTACAAGCTAAAAATGCATCCGAAGAAAAAACTCTGGTACAGCGTGGATGGCGAATGGCACAAATTGGAAACCGATCGTGCCAAACTCAAAGTCGGATTGGGAAAGAATCAGTGGTTCAAGATTTCGGTTGGCAAGAAATTCTGGAACAGTATTTACGGCCCAACCATCAAGAACGATTACGGTTATTTCTCGCTTCGTATGCCTGCTTTGATGAATATTTTCCCCATTCTTCAATGGTATAGAATGAATAAGGCCAGCAACTTCTCCGAATTCAAGGCTGCTTTGGATATTCAGGGATTATCACGACAGAACATCACTTATGCTGATAAGAACGATACCATATTCTTCATTTCCAACGGTTACATTCCTAATCGTGCCGATGGATACAATTGGCGAAAAGTATTACCTGGCGATACATCTGCAACGCTTTGGAACACCTTTCTTCCAGTTGATAGCTTCGCTCAGTTTCTGAATCCAGAATGTGGTTGGCTCTTCAATACCAACAATGCGGGCTATGAAGCAACTTCCAAAGCGGAAAATCGAAAACTCGAAGATTACAATCCACATATCGGATATGATCCATCCGTTAATAACCGTAGCCTGCGCGTTTACGAAATAATGGAGGGTGATTATGCTGGGAAAAAGATAAGCTATGATGACTTTAAAGCCTTAAAATTCGATCACACATATCCGCAAAGAATGACCTATAAAGGCGAGTTCTGGATGGATGAACTGTTTGCAATGGATGCGGCCAAATTCCCAGAAATTGCGGATGCGATTCAGCGAATCCAAGCGTTTGATAGGACAGCGGACACCTTGGATCCAAATTTCCCCATGCTGCTGATGACCATCTACGAACTTTTGGATTACAATGGCACGAAACGCAACGAAGCGAAAACTAACCAAGCCAAACAAGTAGAGATGTATGCTGATTGCATTTCGAAGGCAAAGACCAAAATGATTCAGCGTTTCGGCACCATTGACATTGAGCTAAGACAATTGCAAGTTTTGGAACGCAATGGAAAATCAGTGGCGGTGGATGGTGGCCCAGATTGCATCCGTGCAGTGTTCGGGACATTTATGGAAGATGGCCGCAACCGAATGCGAGCAGGCGATGGTTACGTGCAGTTGGTTCAGTTTACAGAAAACGGTCCCATCATCGAAAGTATTAACGCTTTTGGTTCTTCAAGCTTTCCTGATAGTCCTCACAACACCGATCAAATGGTGCCTTTTGCCAAACATCAACTCAAGAAAATGAGCTTGGACAAGGCTGAGATATACAAGAACGCCAAGCGTATTTATCACCCTGAATAA
- a CDS encoding DUF1761 domain-containing protein translates to MNFPIILGAALIPTIVGFIYYNPKFGLGKAWMSASGVTEEMAKTGNMAVIFGVSLLLSVLLAVQVNMLVVHQGHIASLFVGHESPEATAYIENFMTQYGTLHRTWSHGVVHGILSGVFFVLPVLGTNALFERKGFKYIAVNSGYWIMTLAIMGAVICMFP, encoded by the coding sequence ATGAATTTTCCCATTATTCTGGGCGCAGCCCTTATTCCAACCATTGTTGGATTCATTTATTACAATCCGAAATTTGGCCTTGGAAAGGCATGGATGAGCGCTTCGGGCGTGACCGAAGAAATGGCCAAAACAGGTAACATGGCCGTGATCTTTGGTGTGTCGCTTCTGCTAAGTGTCCTTCTTGCCGTGCAAGTGAATATGCTCGTAGTGCATCAAGGACACATCGCCTCGCTGTTTGTAGGTCACGAAAGTCCAGAAGCTACCGCCTATATTGAGAATTTCATGACACAGTACGGAACACTGCACAGAACATGGTCGCATGGAGTTGTTCACGGAATCCTGTCAGGTGTTTTCTTCGTGCTTCCAGTGCTTGGCACCAATGCCCTTTTTGAGCGAAAAGGATTCAAATACATTGCCGTGAACTCAGGATATTGGATCATGACCTTGGCCATTATGGGAGCGGTGATCTGCATGTTCCCGTAA
- a CDS encoding DUF3467 domain-containing protein, which translates to MADEKQQPVQGQLSIELSEEVADGVYSNLAIITHSTAEFVVDFIKVMPGMPKAKVKSRIVLTPEHAKRFMRALQDNVAKYESEHGTIRHTEGPPPLPMNFGGPTAQA; encoded by the coding sequence ATGGCAGATGAAAAACAACAACCCGTTCAGGGACAATTGAGCATCGAATTATCGGAAGAAGTGGCAGATGGTGTTTATTCCAACCTCGCCATCATCACGCATTCCACAGCCGAATTTGTGGTCGACTTCATCAAAGTGATGCCGGGAATGCCAAAGGCAAAAGTGAAATCAAGAATTGTACTAACTCCAGAGCATGCCAAACGTTTTATGCGGGCTTTGCAAGATAATGTTGCGAAGTACGAATCTGAACACGGAACAATCAGACACACCGAAGGACCGCCACCACTACCAATGAACTTTGGCGGACCAACTGCTCAAGCATAA
- a CDS encoding aminotransferase class V-fold PLP-dependent enzyme has protein sequence MPHLSRKEFMKRSLLASAVLPFAPLLASSEEQPLRSVSLQHVDTDEAFWAEVRNQFLMDEQVVNLNNGAVGPQSIAVQNAHIEMYHQSNKAPSYFMWNEVDAKRESLRLELAKLMDCESEEVAINRNTTEGLNTVIFGLNLKAGDEVVVSDFDYLFMLNAWKQRQQREGIVIREVKLTLPIEDPELAVELYRKAITPNTKIVHLTHVINWTGQIMPVKEITEMAQSMGCEVVVDAAHSLAHIPLSFKDIGCDYMATSLHKWLGAPFGTGAMVIKKDKVENVWPLLSAWEPKSADIRKFELLGTRSYPAEMAVLDAIKFHHQVGVEKVSERLQFLKTYWAEKVEGLKNVKFHTSLKPEFSRAMATVSISGMSSEQIADSLFESDGLHVGEIKWNGLDAVRISPHIYTSLDELDRLVSSLQKLAEK, from the coding sequence ATGCCCCATCTCTCGCGCAAGGAGTTTATGAAACGGTCGTTGCTTGCATCTGCTGTGCTGCCGTTTGCACCGCTGCTAGCAAGTTCAGAGGAGCAGCCATTGCGAAGCGTCTCATTGCAACACGTTGACACCGATGAAGCTTTTTGGGCGGAGGTGCGCAATCAGTTTCTGATGGATGAACAGGTGGTAAACCTGAACAACGGTGCGGTTGGGCCGCAATCGATCGCTGTGCAGAATGCGCATATTGAAATGTACCACCAGAGTAATAAAGCTCCTTCTTACTTCATGTGGAATGAAGTCGATGCAAAACGTGAGTCACTCCGATTAGAATTGGCAAAGTTGATGGATTGCGAATCTGAAGAGGTTGCCATCAATCGGAATACTACAGAAGGTTTGAACACAGTCATTTTCGGACTGAATTTGAAGGCTGGAGATGAAGTGGTGGTAAGTGATTTCGATTACCTATTCATGCTCAATGCTTGGAAACAACGACAACAACGGGAAGGAATCGTGATTCGCGAAGTGAAGCTTACATTGCCTATTGAAGACCCCGAATTGGCTGTGGAATTATATCGCAAAGCGATTACACCTAACACCAAGATCGTGCATTTGACGCACGTCATTAATTGGACTGGACAGATAATGCCGGTGAAGGAGATAACTGAAATGGCCCAAAGTATGGGTTGCGAAGTAGTGGTGGATGCAGCTCATTCGTTGGCGCATATTCCGCTTTCCTTTAAAGATATCGGATGCGATTATATGGCAACATCATTGCATAAATGGCTGGGTGCCCCATTTGGAACCGGTGCAATGGTCATCAAGAAAGATAAGGTTGAGAACGTTTGGCCACTGCTTTCGGCCTGGGAACCAAAAAGTGCAGACATCCGCAAGTTTGAATTATTGGGCACGCGCTCGTACCCGGCCGAAATGGCGGTTCTGGATGCCATAAAGTTCCATCATCAGGTTGGTGTTGAGAAAGTGAGCGAGCGCCTACAGTTCCTCAAAACGTATTGGGCAGAAAAAGTGGAAGGATTGAAGAATGTGAAATTCCATACTTCGCTTAAACCCGAATTCAGTCGAGCAATGGCAACGGTTTCCATTTCTGGAATGAGTTCTGAGCAGATTGCCGATTCACTTTTTGAGTCAGATGGATTGCATGTCGGAGAGATAAAATGGAACGGATTGGATGCCGTACGGATCAGTCCGCATATTTATACTTCGCTTGATGAATTGGACCGATTGGTCTCCTCTCTTCAGAAATTGGCCGAAAAATGA
- a CDS encoding alpha/beta hydrolase: MRLILLLFVLSSAFVSCKKQEDGVYKNLKYGSDARNKMDVYLPEQRDSTTAVVLLIHGGGWVAGNKEDWGKDTRDFLLDAGYAVVAMNYRYACGDFHKQMEDIENAIGLIRARSAEWNIDDATFALVGGSAGGHLSLLYGHAFDSQHVVKTVVSLVGPTDMTDTLFHQYADNYQIGYVFEAFFGTSYGQNPQLYEDGSPIFNYTNVPTFFLCGALDDLVPYGQSIRMFDTLTTNGIVADTTVFYNAGHDLFGPGQINKNQIYDELLLWLNTYLVN; the protein is encoded by the coding sequence ATGAGACTAATTCTTCTCCTTTTCGTATTGAGTTCTGCGTTTGTTTCCTGTAAAAAGCAGGAAGATGGCGTTTATAAGAACCTGAAGTACGGCAGCGATGCAAGAAACAAGATGGATGTGTACTTACCGGAACAGCGCGATTCCACCACTGCGGTGGTTTTGCTTATCCACGGTGGCGGTTGGGTTGCTGGCAATAAAGAAGATTGGGGAAAAGATACCCGCGATTTTCTTTTGGATGCCGGCTACGCTGTGGTCGCCATGAATTACCGTTATGCCTGTGGCGATTTTCACAAACAAATGGAGGACATAGAAAATGCCATTGGCCTGATACGCGCACGATCTGCGGAATGGAACATTGACGATGCAACATTTGCCCTCGTAGGAGGTAGCGCTGGCGGTCATCTTTCGTTACTATACGGACATGCGTTTGATTCTCAACATGTGGTAAAAACAGTGGTTTCGTTGGTTGGGCCAACGGACATGACCGATACGCTATTCCATCAATATGCCGACAACTACCAGATCGGCTACGTGTTTGAGGCATTTTTCGGAACCAGCTATGGGCAAAATCCTCAATTGTATGAAGATGGAAGTCCGATTTTCAACTATACAAACGTTCCCACGTTTTTCCTGTGCGGTGCATTGGATGATTTGGTTCCTTATGGCCAAAGCATTCGAATGTTCGACACGTTGACTACGAACGGCATTGTTGCCGACACTACCGTTTTCTACAATGCCGGGCACGACCTATTTGGGCCTGGTCAGATCAACAAGAACCAGATTTACGATGAGCTACTACTTTGGCTGAACACGTATTTGGTGAATTGA
- a CDS encoding pyridoxal-phosphate dependent enzyme — translation MYYNNILETIGNTPLVKLNKVCKDLPCTVLAKVETFNPGHSIKDRMALQMIEDAEADGRLKPGGTIIEGTSGNTGMGLALAAIVKGYRLICTMPDKQSKEKMDILRAMGAEVVVTPTNVEADDPRSYYSVARRLNQEIPNSFYPNQYDNLSNPKANYEQTGPEIWEQTEGKVTHLVVGVGTGGTISGAGKYLKEQNPNIQVWGIDTYGSTLKAYHETGKIDPNEIYSYVTEGIGEDIIPKCVDFSVIDLFEKVGDKEGMLMTRELAKKEGILVGNSAGCAIQGLLQLKDKLKPTDLVVVIFHDHGTRYVGKIFNDDWMRDRGYLDKGRISVVEVHGAKQPELLSVEADDSVADVVKLITEKDISQVPVFENGKPVGSVTEGKLFSHLFNKPEDRNCKVRDIMQPTFPEVDANKSVTEIADMFDKETPAVLYKDGSGTYRILTKHDIIKAIAD, via the coding sequence ATGTACTACAACAATATTCTAGAGACGATAGGCAACACGCCTTTGGTGAAACTGAACAAGGTTTGTAAGGATCTTCCGTGCACGGTTTTGGCCAAGGTGGAAACGTTTAACCCTGGACATTCGATAAAAGATCGGATGGCGTTGCAAATGATTGAGGACGCTGAAGCGGACGGTCGGTTGAAACCCGGTGGGACCATTATTGAAGGCACTTCGGGCAACACGGGAATGGGTTTGGCGCTAGCTGCTATTGTGAAGGGTTACCGCTTGATCTGCACGATGCCAGACAAGCAGAGTAAGGAGAAGATGGATATTCTGCGGGCGATGGGTGCTGAGGTTGTTGTGACGCCTACGAATGTGGAGGCGGACGACCCGCGTTCTTACTATTCGGTAGCAAGGAGATTGAATCAGGAAATTCCGAATTCGTTCTACCCGAATCAGTATGACAATCTGAGCAATCCGAAGGCGAATTATGAGCAGACCGGACCAGAAATTTGGGAACAGACCGAAGGGAAAGTGACGCATTTGGTTGTAGGCGTTGGAACGGGCGGAACCATTTCAGGTGCTGGAAAATATCTGAAGGAACAGAACCCGAATATTCAAGTTTGGGGAATAGATACTTATGGTTCTACGCTAAAGGCGTATCACGAAACGGGTAAGATCGATCCGAATGAGATCTATTCGTACGTGACGGAAGGGATTGGCGAAGACATCATTCCTAAATGTGTTGATTTCAGTGTGATCGATCTTTTTGAAAAAGTTGGCGACAAGGAAGGTATGTTGATGACCCGCGAACTGGCGAAGAAGGAAGGAATTCTAGTGGGAAACAGTGCTGGATGTGCGATTCAAGGATTGCTTCAATTGAAAGATAAACTGAAGCCAACAGACCTCGTAGTGGTGATCTTCCATGATCATGGAACGCGCTACGTTGGTAAGATCTTCAACGATGATTGGATGCGCGATCGTGGATATTTGGACAAGGGCCGAATAAGTGTGGTAGAAGTGCATGGCGCTAAGCAGCCTGAATTGCTGTCGGTTGAGGCAGATGATTCCGTGGCTGATGTGGTGAAACTCATCACAGAAAAGGACATCTCTCAGGTGCCTGTGTTTGAGAATGGTAAGCCCGTTGGATCGGTAACCGAAGGGAAATTGTTCAGTCATCTGTTCAATAAACCGGAAGACCGGAATTGCAAAGTGCGTGATATTATGCAACCTACTTTCCCAGAAGTTGACGCCAACAAAAGCGTGACCGAAATTGCCGATATGTTTGACAAGGAAACACCAGCTGTGCTTTACAAAGATGGCTCTGGAACGTATCGTATTCTGACCAAACACGACATTATCAAGGCGATTGCAGATTAA
- a CDS encoding helical backbone metal receptor, which yields MAETQTHIDQLGRRLELVSSPQRIVSLVPSQTELLFDLGLVERVVGITKFCVHPDHWFYSKTRVGGTKKLDFEAIHNLKPDLIIANKEENNKEEIESLEKDFPVWVSDVNNLDSALEMIRLIAEVTKTDSSKLTQEIQSGFSQLRPIQPQKKVLYLIWKNPYMVAGSDTFVHDMMLRCGFENAVTDKRYPELNEEEIVQLNPELILLSSEPFPFAEKHIQQLQNLLPKATIKLVDGEIFSWYGSRLKLAVPYFGDLVKSIAK from the coding sequence ATGGCTGAAACTCAAACACATATTGATCAATTAGGACGAAGGCTTGAACTCGTTTCGAGTCCTCAACGCATCGTTTCATTGGTTCCGAGTCAAACAGAATTGCTGTTCGACCTTGGATTGGTGGAGCGAGTTGTCGGCATCACCAAATTCTGTGTTCATCCAGATCACTGGTTTTATTCTAAAACCCGAGTTGGCGGTACGAAAAAACTGGATTTCGAGGCTATTCACAATCTCAAACCAGATCTCATCATTGCCAATAAAGAAGAAAACAATAAGGAAGAGATTGAGAGCTTAGAAAAGGATTTCCCGGTTTGGGTTAGTGATGTCAATAATCTTGATTCTGCGCTGGAAATGATTCGGTTGATAGCTGAAGTGACGAAGACGGATTCTTCGAAACTGACTCAGGAAATCCAGTCAGGTTTCTCGCAGTTGAGGCCAATTCAACCTCAGAAAAAAGTGCTGTATCTCATTTGGAAGAATCCATACATGGTGGCAGGTTCCGACACGTTCGTTCATGATATGATGCTGCGTTGCGGATTTGAAAATGCAGTTACCGATAAACGCTATCCTGAACTCAATGAGGAAGAAATCGTGCAACTCAATCCAGAACTCATACTGCTTTCTTCCGAACCCTTTCCTTTCGCAGAAAAGCACATCCAACAGCTGCAAAATCTTCTCCCAAAAGCGACAATCAAACTAGTAGATGGCGAAATATTCAGTTGGTACGGAAGTCGATTGAAACTAGCTGTCCCCTATTTCGGTGATCTTGTCAAATCCATCGCCAAATAA